The stretch of DNA tactatgtagttttgtggttGGAAGTACAAACCCCAGCAAGAACAGCTTCACAGCATGAAGTTGCCAAAGATATTACTGAAATAAACGAATTAGCAAGTTAcgttttatcagtgccagctgagctgttgttggtgttttgaaGGGCAAGGCTGGCTGTTACGCAAGTTTGGTCTAGTTTTTAGCACCGGAGGCCTACCTACCAAAAATTCCTTTCCGTACCATGAGATGCTTCTCAAATTAAACAACGTTAAACAAACGTTCATAGGTATGGGGTACAACAAAGCGCCCTAAAAGACTAGCGGACTGATATATAGTCCAGATAGACATGAAGGAACAGGGCTACTGACTGCCACATTAAATGCAGACACTTCAGCCTACAACTCACTGTGTGCACTCCCAGAAACAACTGCTGCCAGTACAGACAATGTACCAATATTAATTCTAGTAACACTACCCTGTTTAAGGAATGGTTACTTTTACGCTGTTGCTTTGCAACTCTTAAATGAGCTTCTTGGCAATGTGATCTTCCACAAAGACATTACTAAGCCACTGCCCCTTCCATACCGCATCAATTCAGTCCTTAAGGACTATGAGGAAAAGGCTTTTCAGTTCACATTATCAATGGTAAGTAACAAGGTGCTCGCTTCTTTGATCTTCCCCATCAGAAACATAAAAAGTTCCTTAAAAAGGGGCCATATAACTTGCTTTGAttcaaagaaaaggaaaaggataAGTGGTGGTCCCACACTAAGCTTACGCAGAACCCCCAGCCCAACGCCACCATGAGACACTTTTACCAATACATTCAACCCAAGCTATAAAAACAACTCCATACAGTACAAGCTAGTTGCCAACCTAGAAGACACAGACAAATCTGGGGGATAAACTAGCACAAGCCATGCAAACACTGCCCACTACTGGTCATATGGTGACTGAGGGAAGTACTGAAAACCAGTTACACTGTTTAAAAGACTGAAGaacaaaatcattttttgttAAATAGGAAATTGTAAGAACAGAAATGAAATGGCACAAATGGAGAAGAAAATATGGAAGGAGACACAGGGTAGGCTGAGAGCATTGCATGCACTGCACTTCCAGGGTATTTTCACTTGCCTGCCCCCATGCTTCCTGCAATATGTACAGGGGTTGTGGCCGCTGCAGGCCTTCCTATTAGTTTGGGAAGCGACCATAACGCCATAGGCAGGAGTTCCCTTCTTTCGATCATTCATGATGTCCTTGTCTGGATGCTGCTGTGTCTCAAGTAGTCAGCCATGTGTTCCAGCTTCTTCATGTTGAATGTACAATACCAGCCCGATGTACCAACCAGACAACTCAACATCCCTCCAGGTATACCTGACACCTCTgccttgaagacccaactcttcagagttccacttcctctcccttcctcttccgacttctccttatccttcctctaatgctatctcctctaactagtactttaCTGGTACgcacagtagttacattcctgcacttttttatttcttttgtaaaatagtatttattgttacactacgcctctattgctcgtagcttgatcgttctctcctttgtacgtcgctttggataaaagcgtctgctaaatgactaaatgtaaaggtATGTTCCTGGCAGCTTgcttgttgatgatgatgatgatgatgatgatgatgatgatgattttgcACAGGGTTTCGACAGCGTCCTCGGAGAAGAAGAATTTTCCCAAGAAGTGTGACTCTTCTGTGCTCAGTTGCACACCAGGCTCCTTCGCCGGAAGAAACGTCAGTGTTTCTGGCACTGCATCAATGTCTGTTTTGGTCTTTCATCAGCTTCTTTTCTAACTCGCGGACTGGATTGACATTTACGCGGCTTCTTCCTTAAAGGTTCCGTTTCACTCGGACAGCATTGCTCCCCACATAAGCACACCGCACAAACAGTCTTATTTTCATTTCtgtaaaattaaattaaaaaaataagccCGCCTAAGTTGTATTCACTGTTGTTCACCAGGAAAGGCCTTTCTGAATCTGTCGCAAGGCTTCTTCGATAGGAAACCAGTAGTGTGCttactaatatatatattttgtaatttaaatcaaatgtaaacgcctactttcagaggtgctcaaaAACAGTAAAGATTTCTGGCCAAGACTTTTGAGCTTAGAACCTTGAAAACATAGGTGTTAGCTAAACATAGGTGATTGGAGCATTcagaaatattaaatattagtaTTCTTCTCCAAAGCCAATGTAGCCACTGTACAAAACAGGATAAAATATGGCCTCTTCAAAAATATGGCTTTTTCAGCTGTCGGCTACTCGATAGATTACAGAAATGATCAGTCCTCATCAGGATGCCAATCATCAAAACAGTTTCTCTCTGGTATAAGGCAAAGGTAGACATCACATGCTTTGCACTTCCAAAGGGTTTTTGCGTATTTTCCCCTATGCAATCTGCAATATGCACAGCCCTTGCGGTTATCACGAGCCTTCTTCCCATCCTCGACCGCACAAACAGGCTTGTGAACATGGCTGGCGTTCCTTACAGGAGCCGCTGTCCTTGCAGTCTTCACGGGCACATCACACAGCTGTGCAATGAGCTGCTCCATAAAAACCTTGTGGGACATGCTGTCCTTGTGTACGTTTTGCATGTGGAGTTCTTTGTGGAGAAGGTAGGCATTTGTTGCAGCAATATCCAGAAAGTGAAGAAAAAGTTTCCTGTACCACTTCACAGTTTTATGCTGTGTTGTGTAATACTGGATCAACTGATCGGACAAATCCACACCTCCCATGAACTTGTTGTATTCTGCCACAGGTGCGGGGCATGTAAACAACTGTGTGCCGAAGACACCCTCTTTGGATTTCACTTTTCTCTTTGCTACATCCCCAGTGTAGGCTGCATGGATgctggagcagacagacacctcTTGTGTATCCATCCATTTCACAAAGACAAGAGGACCATCCCTTATCCAGCGGAACGATCCTCTAGGGGACTTATTTGTCAGTGCATTGAGACCATTGCGTGGGAAGTCCTTCCGGGAATCTCTGTATGTTCCACAAGCACCAAAATTAGAAGTGAGCAAGTCCTTGAAAAGCTTTGGGCTTGTATAGAAATTGTCCATGTACACATAGTATCCAGACCCCAAATACTTTCTGTCAAGCAGTGACATGACAGAGTCATAAGAGATGCCGTTCCCAGTGGGTATGGTGTTCTTTCCAGTGTATATAGAAAATTCCAAAGTGTAGCCATTGCAGGAGTCTGCTAGCACAAACAACTTGAATCCCCACTTAGTTGGTTTGTCCTTCATGTACTGTCTCATAGTATGTCCCTTGGAGGCCACCATACGCTCATCCACAGAGATGTGCCTGCGGGGTTGATAGAATGCCTTACAGGCAAGCTGGATAGAGTTCATGAGGGGTTTGAGCCGGAACAGTCGGTCATGTGCTGAGGTTCCCCTATTGGCATCATTCACTTTATCCTCGTCTGGGTCGCTCATGTGCAAATTCCAGGCTATTGTACTGTGTCTGTTCCTTGCCATCACCTCTCCCGGGAAAAGGATGGAGAAGATGGTGTTTCTCCTCCAGTAGTCAGATATGTGATCCAGCTTGATCATGCCCATGTAGAATATCAGTCCAATGTATTTGTAGAATTCAGTAACTCCAACATCCACCCATTTGTACTTTGCACCTCTGGCTATGCTCCTAGCAGCTTGCTTGTTGGTGTTGTGGCAGAGGGTTTTCACAGCATCCTCTGAAAAGAATAATTTGAAGAGGTCCACAGGAGTGTAATTGTCAGCTGCATTCAGTTGCACACCAGGCTCCCTTGCAGGGAAAAAACGCATTTTTGATGGAGCGGCATCATCATCTGTTTCTGTCTTCCATGAGAACGGTTCCTGATTGGACTGACGCCGTGCTTTTTTCTTTGGCGTTGCTGGTGCAGTGTTCTCCACGTTTCTGTAAAATGCagtaaatttaaaaaaatgaacagtTGCTCTTTCATTTTATGTTCAGGCATTTTTAAAACATAGAATTTGTCATTTCAGCATTGCAATTCACCCATTACAACGGCCATGCGAGATaattacatatatttacatgtcTTTCTATTATCACCGCACCAGTTTTGATCACTTACACCTGACCAGTTTCTATCATTTACACCTAATGGAGTTTCGATTCACACCTATCATAAGCATTATAACAGCATACACTAATGACTAATCACAACAGGAGTCATTTCTGCACAGACAACAAACTCCAAACGTCGACAACAAACGTTGACGTATGTAGCCTAATATAATTAACGCAACTCTGATGATGATATTTAGTTTACGGTATAATAGCTTTAGCGACATAAAGTGATTTATATTATTCTAAATCGCCAGGCAGAGTTGACGGTAGTAACCTGAAATAATTCATAAGCATAATATGACATGCGTTTTACTCACTATAAGTTTATCAACAGTATTCATTACAAGAACTAGTCAAACAAATATAACTTACATATCACAAATATCCTCAGCGGGGTCAAGACGGAGCTCAAAGTGTACACGTTCGTCCTCACTGTCTTCACCACTTTCATCTGACGAGTGGTTGTCCTCCTCGCTCTCCAGAGCAAGTTCCTCCTGGATCTGGTGCGAAGTCTCAGCAGCAGAGATGTGTGGCGGCCTCTTGTCGCTCCTCAGTCGGTATGAAAACAACCCAACATGTGGACTTGTTTATACTGGTGAAATGGGGCGTTTTTCAGGTTTTCTTGCTACgtcatgacccaatagcgatCGCAGATTTACCATGCCATTATATAAATAGCCCTCATTTACTAATGGGTAGGTCATTGGGAGCTGCTTCCTCACTCAGTGTAAGGAGAATAAAACTTTaaagctaaaaaaaagaaattagcACTTCGTTttaaaaggcatattgacaacaattcTCTACAAGACCACAATATTCCCCCCGGGTCTACACCGACACCTCCAGGATTAAACATAATGCACTAGTATACAATTAAATCAAACCAATGCACCAATTGGAAAGGTTCACAATGACTGACACAAAATTTACAGGAAATTTGACAGATTATTACTTTATTTTCAGTTCATCgtattttatgatttgttttaaGTTATATTCATATGGCGCAAACATCAAATCGGCTCGGCAAGGATTTGTAGCTTGGACGCCTTGTTTTCTATTAGACCGACCATTTTCAGCATATCAATTGCCAAACAGCTTCCCGAGTTGTCGTGGCCACTTGCCTGCTAACAGCAGCTTGTACAATGCGCAGACTGTTGGGCTGTGACCGGACGCATCCTTATGAATGCAATGTGTTGTGGTTGATCACTGCCTCACCACTCATGTGCGGGTTTACGCAGACAAAGACAGTAGAGTCTGCAGGTTACCAAACATTATACTGTTCGATTTTTCATTTCCGAGCCACTTGAAATCCCTCAGCCAGTCAGGGTTAAACTTGAACACCTTTCCTGGCACTTTCTTCTTTATTGGTAttcttattctttctttttatttgggCGATTTGAGTTCCTTCTAGTCTATATTGCATAACACTGAAGAAATTGttagttttttaaatcgcaCACCCCTGATTTCGAGAGAAGTGAGCCACTTGATGTAGCATGATGCACAACTCGTGCTGAAATATAGCGGTGTTTGGGAGATGTAGTTTTCTTGTGTTGTACTTGCACCAGTTTCACGTCGTAGTCTATATTATTTCGTAGGCCGATATCAACGTTGAAACGTCACTCTGAAGCCCTgcggtctgtctctctcctccattacAAAGCAGTATCAGCCACTGCACTATCCTGCTACAACATGAACAGTGTGCCTTCCTAATTGGTGTCTCCTCAAGTGCTGCCTTGTGCATGTTTTTGGTTTTACATACCTCAGGGAGCCCTACAAAATATATTCTACTTGTCAGTATATGCATTTGAAAGTAGTCAGTTCAAGGTTTCCATGGATGTTTTCTCCCCTAGTTAGTATGAAAAAAACTTTACTGATGTGGTTCGgctatttagaaaaaaataggTGCATAGGTGACTCTTGAGGATTAACGTTAAGCTAGCTTTGTGTACCCTGGTGGATATTAACATATACAGGAACAACTAAATGTGGTTGGGAAAAATTAGAGCAGTTGTCAGATGTGAAAAATCAAAATGCAGAGGTTCAAAGGACAATTTGAAATCTTTGACTAGACCACAGGGACATGCGTAAGTGAAGGGCGACTTTGAGCAAAAGCCTGTAAACGTATCCTCATTGGCGGTTGTTTTGGGCATgatttgcattaaaaaaaaaaagtctaccCTGACAGTGCAATTTCGTAGCGACAGTCACGTCTGTTTCCGTGTGCAACTAATGTTCAGCTAcacaaagaaggaaagagactgtgagtgtgagcgttcTTACTTCTTTCTCTTGGCCTGcactggctcctcctcctcgccactctcctctctggctgGCTCCTCCTCTTTTATCTCCCTGGTGACAACTGAAACGCATGCAAGGTCAGTGTCACAAAAAGGGCTATGAAACATCAATTCAATTATTATCATGTAAATACAATTTCAGCCTTAAAAGCAACGAAAGGTCACTGGATAATAGTTGGCCATTATCATTTCCAAATGCCTTCACAGCTCTTTTCAAAGCATGTCAAATGCAAAGTCTTCTTTTCAAAGCACATAGTAATGTGCTTCTCATCTGTCAACCACAAAAGATATCCATGGATTCTACTGAATTTAAAATACTGTTGTTAATCTGAGGTCCACTCATCCAgcttctgtatttaaaaaattaGCTAGAAAAAGCACCTTTAGCCGTTTCAAGCGTTTGTTTAACTGAAGGTCACTCAAGGCTACTACAGCCTCGCACCGAACATGGTCCTCACCAGGTTTTGGTCCGTCCTCAGGGGTCTTCTTGTGTGGAGGCTCCTGGATGTACTTGTCCACGTCGGCTCGGCCGACCAGTTCAGCCGGCCTGTCCCACAAGGAGATGCGTGAAGTGGGGTTGTAGAAGAAGACCTGGTCATCCCCAGTCCAAACCACACACCTGCGCATGAACAGAGGAATACGTCACACCTTCTAAACCTACTTCTGAAGAGAAGAAAGGGGCTACTGGCCTCATGGGTCATATCCACCAAATACCAAATTCACTGACTGTGTGCCGTTTCTCATCATCAACACAGAGAACTCTTGTGTGTGCTCACCAGGGCGTTCCAGGGATGGGGTTTGAGGCAACAGGCTTGGCTCTCTGGGCAGCTTTCTCTGCTTCgctcatctcctcatcctttGGCTCCTAAGCAAACCATATGAGCAATACAAAGGGAGATTAAAAATTCATAACCAATAGGAGTCACAAGCAGGGAAAGACAGACTGGCACTATGGTCTGTATGGATTTTTATTTCCAATTATTTATTAATAACATCAATTAAAATATCCTTCAGTATAGACATTTCATCTAGAGTAGAAATGAAGAACAAAGGGCCATTTTTCAAGTGATcaacaaaatacataaataacaaataaaggACATATCCTTTGAACTAATGCTGATATATTCAGAAAAGTatacattaaaaaataaatttaaAATGCACATTTTTTTCAATCCAAATTCACTGCCATTTTTCAACAAGAACCACATCATATTGTTGTGTACAAAGCCTTAACTTGCCAACTTAAAATTACCTAGATAACTGTGCTTACTGAAACATGGAATCCACCAAATTCTGAAGTCCAGGCTTGGGTATGGAGTGGCGCTTTGGTCCTTACTCCACAGTGTTCTCCAAATACCTCAGTATTACCCGTTAGATTTATAGGTTACTACGGCATTCCTCAACCTTACCTCTTTTATCTCGACCTTTGGCTGCACGGTGACTTCCTGATCAGCCATGTCTACATCCTCAGAGTCCTCCACAGCCTGCCTCTCTTTGGATTTATCAGCTTCCTTATCTGTCAAAAGCACAATGAGCATAATGACAAATAAGCACCAAAGCTAAGATAAATGTAAAAACATAATTTAATAGAAGGAAAAGGTTGAGAAACACATGCCTATTCCAGCTGTGCTGTTATTCTATGATTATTGTGCTATGATTACATGCAACATTCCCACATATCTCTTCATTGAAAGTGAATTAAAATAGAAATTCACAGCACAATCACTATATTATTTTATGCACTACATTTGCTCAGTGAGCCTGGGCTCACCGCTCACCTTTCTCCCTGAGCTCCAGGGGCTTTTCCCAGGTTGACTCCAGTGTGCGGTTGTTGTAGTAGTACGTCTTCCCATCCATCGTCTTGTACTCAGACCACTCAGGCAGAGACAGGGCACCTGCCAGGGATGCCTGTGTAGCCGCTAGGGTCAGCTGTGGGTGGACCATGGGTACTAAAGGTGGGCCCATGCCTGGTAGCATACCTAAGCAAGATGAGTGAGAAAAACCTGAATAGGATAACAGGGGGAAAGATCATATGATGCAGACCAATGCCAAAGCATTCCAAACAACGTAtaagggaaaaaataaaacctgGATAGGTTTTCAAAGATGCACTTACACAGAATGAGACATTGGTTGAAGTAAATGATTGTGAGCTTTTAGGACATTTGGGCATGAACCACGAGTCATCTCAAAAGGGAATAGGAGTCATATTGGGCAGATGTTATGTGTTAGGCTTAGTGCCTCAAAATTAATTAAGTACTCATCCATCACTCTCAGAAATGTTCCAGTCACCCCTTAATATTCAGCTGTGTATAAGAGCCTATTTGTTCCCATTTACCCAGTCaacactgccctctagtggcatCTCTGTTCTCTAGGCTAAAGAAACACTACTGCAGCTGAGTTGCTGTGGTCAGGGCTCGACAGTAAATGGTTGCCAGGTTGCCCTTGGCATCCACAGTTAGGCATCTGGTAACCGAGCTGTGatctctggctgtctctcttgGGAAATATTATGGGAAATATTTCTCCAAAGTACAACCAGCAACCGAGGATACCCCGACACAATACAAAATCAACATTTCATTTTGTGCTGAACAAGCTGCCTATGGCAACTGAGTGAATTGTGGTGACTGTTACGCACGAGAAACAGTTCAATGTGTGCAGTCAAACAAGTTACAGGCAGCTTTTTGttgtgaaaaaacaaaaaaaacacattgtggaATATGGACTTAACTCAAACCATACCTGATCTAAATCAAAACATCAATTCACACAAAGACAGCACAGAGGGCGAAGCAGCCGAACCTGGACGGAAGACGAGCAGGCCCTTCGTCATCGGTGGGGAGGTGAAGGCATGTGGCGAACTCTCACCCACCGTCGGTGGTCTCCCCACAGATAGCATGGGTCCCCCTCCCGCTGTTGAGATCGCAAGCAagcagtgtttgtgttgctaAATTGTGAATGCTACTGTTGTAGTcttatgtaacacacacacacagtacttacAACACAATGAATACACTGACAACCAAATGAGTCTAAGTGAAACCAAATACAGGTGTGTGCCCCTAGCTTGCCGAACCTTACGTGAAGATGAAGTTTGCAAACTATTATGCTTTTGAATTTGCATATTACTTCTTATTGTTTAACCTGGCATTCCCTCTTATCACAAACATCTATTTCTACAGTAAACACAACCCTTTCAGCACCTACTGAAACATCCTGCCTCCCATTATCCTGCTAATTCAAGGTGCTGAGGTCATGTCACAGCAGCAATGTTGTCAGTTTTGGCAACCAAACGTTTGTGTCTTGCTGCTAAGCCTGGAAACCACTTTTAAGTGTCGAGCCCTGGAACTGCataaaccacacagacagacatcccAGCCGTAGCaagtgaataataataataagaagaagaagaagattgtTTGAATACCAGGCAGAGGGATGTGCATTCCTGGCATAGGCAATCTGAACGGAGGCACCATGACCGGAGGGAAGGCTGACACGGTGGCTGTGGGCTGTGGCATGGTGTGGGGCATCCCTGCCTGGAGACTCTGGGGCATCATGGGCACTGTCTGCACTTGGGTCACTGACGTTGGTACCCCAGAGACAGTCACCACGGTAACGGGTGTCGGCCCCCCATTTGAGGGGACAGAGGCTCCAGGAGGCATCTCTGACATTGCGGAAGCTGgataaaggaaagagaggacatagagggagagaagaaaaaggagaatTTGAGGCATCATGAGGCAAAGCATTTAAGTGGATATTTGTTAGACTGCTACATAAATACTTGCCTCTGTTGCAGAAAATCTACTTTACAAAATGATCTAGCACAATTTTGAAACTTGTTCTGAGGTGAGGGAACATGGATGCTATCCTTTAGTGTGAAACTGCTCTGATGTAACCAATCTTGGTAGTTTTACATGGAACACTTAATGCATAACGAAAATGACTCTGTCCATTGCTTATGGACAGCGAGAGACAACAAAAAGtcccaatcattttcacaatcTAGAGCAGGCTTATCGAGGCTATTTCAGAATGGCATTAGATACTTGAGGATTTGTTATAGACCTATTTCTCTATGAGCCTGTCTATCTGTTGCCAAATTAGTTGACAGAAAATCGACACTGAAAATGAAGGTAAGTGGCTGCACACGATTTAGCACGTAGCGAAAAGGGCATTTTCTTATATTTTTCATGAATGGCTGTGCATGGTGGTCTTGATCATATTCTTGTTCAAGAATGACTGCCggtctatacattatcccttagaGTGTTAAAAGCTATTAGTAAACTGACATGTTTAAATagctgctgtttgtgttcttaCTTGGCCCCGGTGGAGGCAGGGCTGGGGCTGGACTGTTGGCCAGCTCGGGACTGGAGCTGAGGTTGCGGCTGGGGGAGGGGGCCTGGGTGGAGCTGGGGGATGGGGAGATGCTGATGGGAGCCGTGGTGCTGACGGCCGAGACACTGCTATTGGcgttggtgctgctgctgctacacaCGGGGCTAGTAGCCACAGCTCCTCCTGACCCTGCTTGCTGATTGGCCATCAGAGGGTTGAGTTCAGACTGCTGGATGACCTTTACACCCTCTGGTTTGGCCCAGGCTGACTCCCGTGTGCGAACATTGTAGTAATACACCTGGGTAAGGGGTAAAAGTTCAAAATGTAGGGTTTTCTGCTGGTGATACTTAACCATGGAGGCCATTGAAATGCTAATACCTGAGATAGTTATTTTGTAATACACTGTAATTCAACAACAAGGTATCCTTAAAATACACAACTCGTTTGTGCTACATACCTTTCCCTCTTGAGTGGTATTCTTCACCCAAATCTCTTCTGAAGGGGGCAGTTTGGGGCCCCCACCTGCAGGGACCGGAGGCATTCCGGGGGGAAATATCATTCCTGGAGGTGGAGGCATGTTGCTCATAGGGGGAGGCATGAAAGGAGGCCTctgataaacaaaaacaagaggggggggggggggggttaaaaccATTAGAGCCTTTACCATGTCAGTCTAACTCTAGCATTTCACTCTCACTACAGAGTTGTACGTTTTTTCCATTTACACAGAGGAGTTTGCTATCAAAACATAGTTCCAAACCCAAGGTTCAGGCGTCAATACACTAACAAACGAGAGCACAAACGATTTTTGAGCCATAGTTACCTGCAAGTGGGGGGGTCCAATTGGTGGAGGCATCCCTCCAGGTGGCGGTATGGGCGGCATGTTTGGGTCAAAAGGTGGGCGTCCAAATGGAGGTCtcggtggagggggggggcctCTTATAACGCCGAAAGGTGGAGGCGGGGGTCTCAACAGGGGTGGAGGATTTCGCATGACTGGTGTGGGGGGAGGAGCAGGGGTTCGGAATCGCAAAGACTGTGGCTGCGCCATCCTGAATAACAGAACATGAGCACGAAGGGCATAAAATACATAACCAACTGAAAACCGAGAAACTTCACAAGAACATGAAAGCAACACTTAAAGACAAGTGTTTACGTCCTACATACATTCAGTGCTAGCTATATACAACACTATATACATAACTATATGTGGCTTAACGTTACTCAAGTGACCATGTTACCAGACAGACGATGATCTTGCAAGATAGGAAAATTAGGGTCCCACTTCTTGCCTGAACTAACTTTTGTTTCCAGTGCAAATAACTGGCAGTTGTTCAATGAAGACACCCAGCAGGGTCCGCCATCCTTATTAGTTAGCTGAATGGCTAGTTAGCTCGATATGACCAAACATCTGATTATAGACTAGCTCACGCCAGGGCTCCCACATAGCTTTCTAGTACAAGTTGGTTGAAACAATGTTGGAATTTCTGGTATTCATTATTGACCAGCTCTCTGGTTAAACTCTGCACGATGAATAACTTAAGAGCGTGCAGTGGTCTAGCCAGCGCAGTTAGCTTGGGATACTGCGAAAGAGGATGATGGCCAGCTAGCCAGCCAAATACCGCCAACAATCAAAACATCGCCATCAACACAGCGCACTGTTATTTTTTGTTACTGTGAGCTGTACAATACAATTTCACGGCTAACTAATTATTTGCATTGGCGGTTCACAGTAACTGGTAGACTGATTGGTAAACGTCTGCACGCTATCTACCAAAAAGTCTGGCTCGTCTGGATTAAGCTAGCTTGCATGACAAACACTACCTTGCTAAGTGGCTACCTACGGTAGCTACTAGCCTCCCCCTTCTAAGAGGAAAACTGCTGCAACTGTACTTTATTCAGTCATTTATTTTCTCTGAAATGACCTTCCTAAACATCAAACCTACCTGTTCTCATTGAACCCCACGCTTTCTCCTTCCACATTATCCTCCATAATAAACAGATAATATCGTAAACTGAAATGGAGACAGATATTCTTGCTAGCTATCTCGTTTACGTTTTCACTCAGTCTGATGACGATAGCTGTTGGAACCACCGAGCGTGCGCTGTGATTCACTAGCTCATGAATCCACTGCAACCTTGCTGTTTTCCCCAAGGAAAACCTCACAAAACAATGTGGTTTTTTTAACAATTTTAAAACGATTTGCAATTTTGCAAGGATTAGGAAAAATACATTACAAAGGTTGTTTTACCAAGCGATTGCCTCCCATGATTATACTGAATGAATCTTTTGGAATGAATCCTACTACACATtacaaaacacatgcatgcattttgtcCCTAGGAGAGCCACTCACATCCTCTTCACAAATGAAGCCCGAGTGTCAGGAAAATAGGGTAACAGGGCTGTGATGGGAGGGAGATAGACCAGATGAGGGATGAAATGTGCCTGTTGAACCTGCAGTTATCAGGGAACCAGCCAAGTCTTGGTTCTCCTCATCATGCGTGATGATGAGTATCCCTGATGGGACAACTTATGTCCTGTCCGTACATTTGCAGTTTGTGGCTCAAATTTCCTCTGTTAAAatcaccaaaaatgataaaaaggGAGTGTGGGTGTTATTGTTCAAAGCCTGTTATCTGTTCAGTCATGAACTACGGTTTGTCATTAATTCATGCAGGtagcatgtaaaaaaaacatcccaaaAATAGGATAATTTTTCATGTAACAGCTATTTTATAACTACTTTACTCAATTTTTCCTGGACATCATGACAGGCATCTTAATTTTGTGCTAAAAT from Clupea harengus chromosome 8, Ch_v2.0.2, whole genome shotgun sequence encodes:
- the LOC105902382 gene encoding uncharacterized protein LOC105902382 isoform X2, coding for MEDNVEGESVGFNENRMAQPQSLRFRTPAPPPTPVMRNPPPLLRPPPPPFGVIRGPPPPPRPPFGRPPFDPNMPPIPPPGGMPPPIGPPHLQRPPFMPPPMSNMPPPPGMIFPPGMPPVPAGGGPKLPPSEEIWVKNTTQEGKVYYYNVRTRESAWAKPEGVKVIQQSELNPLMANQQAGSGGAVATSPVCSSSSTNANSSVSAVSTTAPISISPSPSSTQAPSPSRNLSSSPELANSPAPALPPPGPTSAMSEMPPGASVPSNGGPTPVTVVTVSGVPTSVTQVQTVPMMPQSLQAGMPHTMPQPTATVSAFPPVMVPPFRLPMPGMHIPLPAGGGPMLSVGRPPTVGESSPHAFTSPPMTKGLLVFRPGMLPGMGPPLVPMVHPQLTLAATQASLAGALSLPEWSEYKTMDGKTYYYNNRTLESTWEKPLELREKDKEADKSKERQAVEDSEDVDMADQEVTVQPKVEIKEEPKDEEMSEAEKAAQRAKPVASNPIPGTPWCVVWTGDDQVFFYNPTSRISLWDRPAELVGRADVDKYIQEPPHKKTPEDGPKPVVTREIKEEEPAREESGEEEEPVQAKRKKSDKRPPHISAAETSHQIQEELALESEEDNHSSDESGEDSEDERVHFELRLDPAEDICDINVENTAPATPKKKARRQSNQEPFSWKTETDDDAAPSKMRFFPAREPGVQLNAADNYTPVDLFKLFFSEDAVKTLCHNTNKQAARSIARGAKYKWVDVGVTEFYKYIGLIFYMGMIKLDHISDYWRRNTIFSILFPGEVMARNRHSTIAWNLHMSDPDEDKVNDANRGTSAHDRLFRLKPLMNSIQLACKAFYQPRRHISVDERMVASKGHTMRQYMKDKPTKWGFKLFVLADSCNGYTLEFSIYTGKNTIPTGNGISYDSVMSLLDRKYLGSGYYVYMDNFYTSPKLFKDLLTSNFGACGTYRDSRKDFPRNGLNALTNKSPRGSFRWIRDGPLVFVKWMDTQEVSVCSSIHAAYTGDVAKRKVKSKEGVFGTQLFTCPAPVAEYNKFMGGVDLSDQLIQYYTTQHKTVKWYRKLFLHFLDIAATNAYLLHKELHMQNVHKDSMSHKVFMEQLIAQLCDVPVKTARTAAPVRNASHVHKPVCAVEDGKKARDNRKGCAYCRLHRGKYAKTLWKCKACDVYLCLIPERNCFDDWHPDED
- the LOC105902382 gene encoding uncharacterized protein LOC105902382 isoform X1, with the protein product MEDNVEGESVGFNENRMAQPQSLRFRTPAPPPTPVMRNPPPLLRPPPPPFGVIRGPPPPPRPPFGRPPFDPNMPPIPPPGGMPPPIGPPHLQRPPFMPPPMSNMPPPPGMIFPPGMPPVPAGGGPKLPPSEEIWVKNTTQEGKVYYYNVRTRESAWAKPEGVKVIQQSELNPLMANQQAGSGGAVATSPVCSSSSTNANSSVSAVSTTAPISISPSPSSTQAPSPSRNLSSSPELANSPAPALPPPGPTSAMSEMPPGASVPSNGGPTPVTVVTVSGVPTSVTQVQTVPMMPQSLQAGMPHTMPQPTATVSAFPPVMVPPFRLPMPGMHIPLPAGGGPMLSVGRPPTVGESSPHAFTSPPMTKGLLVFRPGFSHSSCLGMLPGMGPPLVPMVHPQLTLAATQASLAGALSLPEWSEYKTMDGKTYYYNNRTLESTWEKPLELREKDKEADKSKERQAVEDSEDVDMADQEVTVQPKVEIKEEPKDEEMSEAEKAAQRAKPVASNPIPGTPWCVVWTGDDQVFFYNPTSRISLWDRPAELVGRADVDKYIQEPPHKKTPEDGPKPVVTREIKEEEPAREESGEEEEPVQAKRKKSDKRPPHISAAETSHQIQEELALESEEDNHSSDESGEDSEDERVHFELRLDPAEDICDINVENTAPATPKKKARRQSNQEPFSWKTETDDDAAPSKMRFFPAREPGVQLNAADNYTPVDLFKLFFSEDAVKTLCHNTNKQAARSIARGAKYKWVDVGVTEFYKYIGLIFYMGMIKLDHISDYWRRNTIFSILFPGEVMARNRHSTIAWNLHMSDPDEDKVNDANRGTSAHDRLFRLKPLMNSIQLACKAFYQPRRHISVDERMVASKGHTMRQYMKDKPTKWGFKLFVLADSCNGYTLEFSIYTGKNTIPTGNGISYDSVMSLLDRKYLGSGYYVYMDNFYTSPKLFKDLLTSNFGACGTYRDSRKDFPRNGLNALTNKSPRGSFRWIRDGPLVFVKWMDTQEVSVCSSIHAAYTGDVAKRKVKSKEGVFGTQLFTCPAPVAEYNKFMGGVDLSDQLIQYYTTQHKTVKWYRKLFLHFLDIAATNAYLLHKELHMQNVHKDSMSHKVFMEQLIAQLCDVPVKTARTAAPVRNASHVHKPVCAVEDGKKARDNRKGCAYCRLHRGKYAKTLWKCKACDVYLCLIPERNCFDDWHPDED